The nucleotide window CGAGGAGCACCTGCCCGCGCACGTCCGCACCGGCAAGCACCCCTTCGACATCCGCGACGACGACGGCGACCTCTCCGTGAAGCGCCGCCTGCCCGCGCTGGAGCGCACGCTCATCGCCCGCGCGCTGGAGCGCAGCCAGGGCAACCGCACCCGCGCCGCCGAGCTGCTGGACCTGTCCGTCCGCGCGCTTTCGTACAAGATCCAGGACTACGGGCTGGAGTAGGCCGGGACAGGGGAGCGCTCCGCTCACGACACCCTTGCGCACCCAGGTGTCCACACCGTACACTATTGCCGCTCGTTTAGAGCCCTGAGAAAACATCGTCCATACACGCAGTCTCCACCAACGCGACGGGTAACGCATGCGCCACGGCCTGAGGGAGCTGGGGGTCACGCTGATCGAGGTGATGACGGTGGTGGTGCTGGTCGGGATCGTGAGCGCGCTGGCGGTCCCGGCGTGGAACCGCGTGCTGGCCGACATGCGCAGACGCAGCGCGACCAACCTGGTCGTGAACGACATCTTCTACACGCGCATGCTGGCCGTGCGCTCCGGCCGGAGTGCGGTGATGCGCTTCGACGGCGGCGGGCGGTGCCCCATGGGCGCGGGCGCGCGGGTGGTGTCCGAAGGCTACCGCGTCGTCATCTCGGGGCCCGTGGAGCACGAGGTGAAGGCCGTCTCCCTCCGGGCCACGCTGGGCAAGGTCTGCCTCCAGACGAACAACTCCGACTCCATCGCCTTCGACTCGCGCGGCCTGCTGATCCCCTTCGCCAACCGCACCCTCTGGCTGGACGGCGGTACAGGCGTCAATGACACCGTCAGCATCTCCGTCGTAGGCCGCGTCCTCCGCCGCTGACATCCAGCGCCGGATCGAGACGCACCGCATCCTACTCTGCGAATCAACAAAGCGAGATCGGTGAATACCGCCCAGCCAAGCCAACGCCGCATCGTTCGACCTGAATCCGCGGATGTGGATCGGAGATGGCGTTCGGACCGCTCTCGTTCGCACGATGCGGAGCAGAGATGTGTGGATCGGAGATGTGGATCAGAGATGTGGACCTGCGGATCGGGATCGGGACGATGGTTTCGGAGAATGTGGCTTCGACGATGTGGATTGGACGGCGGGAGTCGGTTGATGTAGATAGGCGGGGGATGATGCGCATCAGCGGAAACTGCGCAGGTGGATTATTCGCGGCGGATGAGTAGATGTGGGTCGGCGATGGAGTTGCGCGGATGAGAGGGTTGCAACATGCCGCGATCGATGCGAAATGCAGCACGCCGCCGGCTTGTCGGGGCGGACTCCGCTCCCGCCGTTGCGCGCGGGAATGATGATCGCACGGCCATGCACCGGCGCGCAGAACGGGCCTTCTCCACGCGAGCGCGGCGGCAAACAACGCCCTTCGCGGTAAACGGCTGCGGAAAACTTTGCCGGACGGGAAAGATGTGACGCGGCCCCGTGGCCCCACCGTCCTCGTAAACCATGGTGTTTACACGACGTTGGGCGCGGCACGGGTCTTCCTTACTGCGCCCGGCATGTCTCCCCAATTCCGCAGGGTCGCCGGCCGCTCCGGCTATACGCTGATCGAGCTGATCACCGTGGTGGTGCTCGTGGGCGTCGTGTACGCGCTCGCCGCGCCGCGGCTCACGGGCTACATGTCCAACCAGAAGGTGCAGCGCGCCATGGACCGCATGGCCTCGGACGTGGGCTTCGCCCGCATCCAGGCCGTCCGCGAGGGCCAGCCGGTGCAGCTCATCCTGACGGGGTACCGCACCTACGACGTGAAGGTGCTGGACGGCACGGCCGCCGGAAAGATCGTGCGGAACACCGACCTGGGCATGGCGAGCGGCGTGACGCTTGGGCCGTCGGGCAGTTCCGTGACCTTCGACTCGCGCGGGCTGCTCACCGCCGGCTCGGCGACGTTCACGGCAACGCGCGGGTCGTACACCGCGCAGATCACCATCACCCCCATCGGCAGGGTCCGGCGTGACTACTGAACATCGCGAGGCCGGGGCCGGGCTGGACCGGCGGGGCTTCACCCTCCTGGAGATGCTGGTGGCCATGATGATCATGGCCGTGGGCCTGGTCGGCCTGGAGTCGCTCACCTGGACCGCGGTGCGGCAGGTCGCGCGGGCCCAGCGGCAGACCCGCTTCGTCTCCATAGCCACCGACACGCTGGAGCAGACCGTGGCCCGCGTGCGCTTCGGCAACGTGACGCCGTCTTCCAGCGTCACGCGCAGCGTGGACGGCGCCACCATGCTCATCCAGTACTCGTCCGCCGGCGGGCTCCGCACCGTGTCGGTCAAGGTGACGCCGCCGTCGTCGTCCATCGGCGCCGGCCGGGCCTTCACCGCCGCCGACACCGTTCGGCTCAGCCAGAGCATCTACTGATGCGCCAGCCCACCCCCCTCCCGCGCGGCCGCTCCGGCTTCACGCTCATCGAGATCCTGGTCTCGCTGATGATCTCGGCGCTGTTCGCCACCGCGCTCTTCCAGCTCCTGCGCATGCAGGGCGGCATGTTCGCCCGCAACAGCGGCCAGGAAGAGGTGCAGCAGAACGCCCGCGGCGCGCTCCAGGTCATCAGCGGCGAGCTTCGCGGCGTGCCCGCGCAGGGCGGCATCTACTCGGCAAACGACCAGTCGCTCACCGTGCTGGTGCCGCACGCGTGGGGCGTGGCCTGCCCCGGCGGCACCGCCACGCAGATGGAGGTCGTCTTCCCGCCTCTGGACGGGAACGTCATCACGCGCACCACGGGCAGCGGGCTCCTGGCCGACATGTCGGCCGGCACGGCCGCGCGCAACATGCAGCCCAACATCTACGGCGCCACGGTGGCCGCCATCACCGCGCGCACGGCGTTCGTTCCCGCCGCCGACGCGCAGTGCGCCACGCTGGCCGCGGGCGCCGACGCCATCGGCTACCGCTTCACGGGCACCAACTTCCCCGTGGCCCCGCCCGCCGGCAACCTGGTGATGCTGTACGAGTCGGTGACGTACGACGTGGGCCAGAGCGAGGGCAAGTGGTGGGTGCGGCGCAGCTACGGCGGCACCCAGCAGCCCATCGCCGGCCCGCTCGAGGACAACACGACCGGCCTGCGCTTCCAGTACTACACGGGCACCTCCGCCACGCCGCTCAACGCGGCCCCCGGCCGCAACGAGACGACGGACACCACGATCCACCGCATCGGGGTCAAGATCCGGATGCGGAGCACGGCGACCGCCTCCGCGCAGTACCAGACCCAGCGGGACGACCTCACCGTCCAGCTGCGCAACTAGCCACACAGGCCCATGCCCATGCCCGGTCGCACCCTCCTCCGCCCCGTGCTGGACCGCCACGGCGTCGCGCTTCCCCTGGCGCTGCTGGGGCTGGTCGCCATGACGCTGCTGGTGACCACCATGATGATGACCACGTCTACCGAGGCCGCCGTCAGCTCGGCCGGCGCGGGCGCGGCGCAGTCGCTGTACGACGCCGAGAGCGGCCTCCAGGCCTACATCGCCCAGAACCAGGCGGTGGCGCTCACGCCGCTGACCACCGACTTCACGATCCCCGGCACGGGCCGGCAGACGCGCATCGTGGTCACGCAGCTGATGGAGCGCCTGAACGCCGACAACAGCAGCATGACCGTCACGGCGATCACGTCCACGCCCCTTCGCACCAACCCCACGCGCCTCTCCGGGCGCCCGGTGGTGAGCATGGTCACGCAGACGTTCCCGCCGCCCATCAACCTGAACATCAAGTCGTCGGTCACCATGGGCGGCGACCTGGACGTGCAGGGCAACGCCTTCACCGTCAACGGCGCCTCCACGGCGTGCGGCAACGGCTCGGCGGGCGTGCAGGCGGTGACGGGCGCCACCGGGTCGCAGGTGAGCGCCAACGGCAACGGCATCTCCAACTTCACGGGCGTGGACAGCCTCGGGCACGCCACCACGGGCAACGCGGCCATCGCGCAGAGCGGCCTCAGCAAGCAGCAGCTGGAGCTGATGGCGCTGGGCGGCAAGACGCTGCCGCAGCTCATCGCCGCGCTGCCGGCGCGCGACAAGTACGGACCGGCCTACGCCGTCAACGGCGTGACCCGCACCTTCCCCGGCACGGTGGGGCCGCCGTCCACGCCGGACTCGGTGGCGGTGGTGGACGCCAACGGCGGCACGGTGTCGCTCCTGGGCGGCGGCGGGATGCTGATCATCACCAACGGCAACCTGAGCATGCAGGGGAACGCCACCTTCAACGGCATCATCCTGGTGGACGGCAACTTCGAGCTCGGCGGCACTCCGCGGGTCAACGGCGCCATCATCAGCCTCTCGGTCACCGGCCAGAACCGCATCGCCCTCACCGACGGCGGCGACAACAGCGACATCCACGGCAACGTGACGGTGCAGTTCAACCGCTGCATGACCAACGCGGCGCAGCGGGCCTTCACCAACGCGGCCACCGGGAACCCCACCACGACCACCCAGTCGTACGGCTGGTTCGAGGTGGTGCGCTAACCTCGCGCGGCGCCGCCACAAGGCCACGCTTGACGCTCGTTGTGGGCCGCGCTATCGTAACCGAACACCTTCCGCAAACCTGCGCACCTGCCGGAGCCCCGCAGAGGGGGCTCCGCGCTCCGCGAATCCCATCGTACGGACCACTCGCCTCATGGCATCGTTACTCAGGCGCGGCAAGACCACGGTAGGGCTGGACGTGGGCAGCGGCTTCATCAAGCTGGCCGTGATCGATCACTCGGGCAGCGAGCCCGAGCTCACCCACGTCTCCTTCACCCCCCTCTTCGCCGACGCGATCGTGGAGGGCGAGGTCATGGACCCGCAGATCGTGGTGGACACCATTCAGTCGCTGCTCACCACGGCGGGGATCAAGTCGAAGAACGTGGTGGCGTCGGTGGGCGGGCGCGACGTGATGGTGAAGAAGATCCAGATGGACCGGATGAAGGAGTCCGACGCGCGCGAGGTGATCCGCTGGGAGGCCGAGCAGTACGTGCCCTTCGACATGGAGAACGTGCAGCTCGACTTCCAGATCCTGGACCCGCTCGAGGCCGGCCTGCAGATGAGCGTGCTGCTGGTGGCCGCCAAGCGCGAGGTGGTGGACCAGAAGGTCTCGCTGCTGCGCGACGCGGGCATCGCCCCCTCGCTGATGGACGTGGACGCCTTCGCGCTGCACAACGCCTTCGAGCACAACTACCCCGAGGCGATGACGGGCGTGGTGGCCCTGGTCAACGTGGGCCACGAGATCTCGACGGTGAACCTGCTGCAGGACGGCACGCTCATCCTCACGCGCGACGTGCCGTTCGGGTCCCGCCGCCTGCGCGAGGACCTGCGCCGCCTGCACGGCCTGAGCGCCGACGAGGCCGACGCGGTGCTCCAGGGCCGCTCGCCGCGCGCCGCCGAGTTCCGCGACCTGCTGGCCGACGGCTGCGAGGAGCTGGCGCTGGGCGTGGAGCGCGCCGCGGCTTTCCTGTCGATGGGCGACTCCGGCGGGCAGGGGCTGGGCCGGGTCTACCTGTCCGGCGGCGGCGCCAAGATCCCCGGCCTGCTGGACGTGGTGGCCGGCCGCGTGCGCGCCCGCTGCGAGCTGGCCAGCCCGCTCCAGCGCCTGCGCGTGCGGCCCGGCATCTCCACCCTGTTCCCCATGGACGAGCTGGCCCCCATGCTGATGCTCTCCGTGGGCCTCGCCCTCCGCACCGCCGCCTGAGCCGGAAAGACTCCCTGTGATCGAGATCAATCTCCTCCCCGGCGGCGCAGCCCGCCGGCCCACCGCCGCGCGCGGCGTGGCCGGGAGCAAGATGTCGCTGCCCAAGATGGGCGGCGACCCGCGCGAGGTGGCGCTGGGCGCGCTGGCCGTAGCGCTGCTGCTGCTGGCCGCGTGGAGCTGGTGGAGCACCGGCCAGCGCCGCGACGAGCTGCAGGGGCAGGTGGAGCGCGAGACGGCCGACTCCACGCGCCTGACCGGCACCATCAATCTGGTGGCCTCGGTGGATGCGAAGAAGGACACCATCGAGCGCAAGATCGGCGTGATCCGCAGCGTGGACGAGCGGCGCTACGTGTGGCCGCACATCCTGGACGAGGTGAGCCGGGCGACGCCGCAGTACACGTGGCTCACCAAGATCGCTTCTTCCGAGCAGTCGGGCCCCTCCCCGGTGCCGGGCCGCCCCGCGCCCCCGCCCCCCGCCGCGAAGCCCGACACCGCCAAGCCCGACACGACGGCGGCGGCGCGCGCAGCCCGCGAGCAGGCCCGGGCCGACTCGGTCCGTCTCGCCGTACCCGGCTTCACGGTCGAGGGCAACACGGCCAGCCCGCAGGCGCTCACGCGCTTCATGAAGAACCTGGAGGCCTCGCCCATGATCAAGGACGTGACGCTGGTGACCAGCCAGCAGTCGGCCGAGGTAGGGCGGACCTTCCTGAAGTTCACGCTCGAGGCCAAGTACGAGATCCCGGACAGCTCCATCGTCCAGACCGTTCCCGTCGTCGCGACCCGGTGACCATGGCGCTTCCCCCGATGGACCCCGCGCGCCGCCAGAAGCTGCTGCTTGGCGCCGCCGCGCTCGCTGCGGCGGGCTACGGCTTCTACACCTACGTCTACGGCCCCCGCGCCGAAGAGGTGACGCTGCTGGAGACGCACCTCTCGTCGCTCCAGGCGCAGAACACCACCGCGCGCGCCCTGGCCGCCGGCGCTTCGGGCGACGTGGAGCGCCGCCTGGGCGCCTACCGCGACCAGCTGCACGCGGTGGAGGGGCTGATCCCCAGCAGCGAGGAGCTGCCGGACCTGCTCGACGCCATCTCGACCGAGGCGCAGCGCACCGGGGTGGAGATCTCGCTGATCCAGCCCGTGGGCGCGACCGAGGAGCAGTACTACACGAAGCGCGTCTACGACATGGCGGTGATCGGCACGTACCACCAGGTGGGCGCCTTCCTGACGCGCGTGGCCTCGCTGCCGCGCATCGTCACCCCCATGAACCTGGTGGTGGCGCCCAAGGACGCTCCCACCGGGCCGGGCCAGCCGGCGCCGGGCGCCGACCTGGACAAGACGCGCCTGGAGGCGCGCTTCTCGGTGGAGACGTACGTGATCCCCGCCGCCACGCCAGCCCCTGCAGGGAATGCGGACTAAGACGCTCCTGGCCGCCCTCGCGATCGCCGCGGCGGCCCACGCAGCCCCGGCCCGCTCGCAGGCGCCGCCGCGCGACACCGTGGCGGTGTACCGCCGCGAGGTGTTCAGCTACGACCCGCGGGGCCGCCCCGACCCCTTCCGCCCGCTGCTCTCGCCGGTGGACCTGGGGATCAAGCTCGAGGACCTGCACCTGACCGGGGTCCTCTACAACCCGGATCCGCGCTACTCCATGGCGGTCTTCGCGCAGACGGACAGCACGGCGCCGCCGCTGCGCCTGCACCGCGGGCAGCGATACGGGAACCTGACGGTGGTCGCCATCTACCCGCGGCGCGTGGACGTGCGGGTGGACCAGTTCGGCCAGAGCCGCGTGGAGTCGATCATCCTGCGCACGCGGCCCACCGCGCAGGCCGTCCAGCCCGCCGGCCCGCAGGCGCAGCAGCCCGTAGTCGTTCAGATGGTACCCCAGTCTCAGCCGCAGCAGCCCGTGCGGCAGCGCCGGTCCGACCGTCCGGTCGCACCGCCGGCCGCGAATCCGGCCGCAACGAAAGGATATCCGCAATGATCCGCCGTCTCTCGATGGCCCTGATGCTGCCCGCGCTGCTGGCGGCCGGCCCCCCCGCCGCCCTGAGCGGCGGGAACGTGACCACCCTGCGGCTGGAGTCGCGCGGCGGCAACACCGAGCTGACGGTGGAGATCGCCGGCGGCGACGTGCGCTGGACCGACTTCAAGATGGGCGGCCCGCCGCGCGTGGTGGTCGACATCGCCGGCGCCCGCAGCGCGCTGCCCAGCCAGCGCTTCGACGGGCTGAACCGCGGCGGCGTCGCCTCGGTTCGCGCCAGCCAGTTCACGGACGACGTCGTGCGCGTGGTGATGGTGCTGGACCGGCAGGCGGACTACACGGTGACGCGCGTGCCCGAGGGCATCCGCATCGCCGTGGCGTCGGCCAGCCAGTCGGCGTTCCAGCCCTGGCACAGCGGCGCCCCGGTGCAGCCGTGGCGCCGCCCCGGCTCGGCCGAGGAGACGTCGGCGCGGGCGGACGCGGCTCCCGCGGCGCCGGTTCGCACCGCGGCGGCACCGATGCAGAGCCGTCCCGCGCAGAACCGGCCCGGCCGGCGCATGACGGTGACGTTCGACAACATGCAGATGCAGGACGTGATCGCGAGCTTCGCGGCGTTCAGCGGCCGGTCCATCATCCCCGGCGCGGGCGTGGGCGGGATCGTGGTGACCTCGGCCACCATCAACAACCAGCCGTGGGACGAGGCGCTGCGGGCGCTGCTCCAGGCGTACGGCCTGGCCGCGGTGGAGCTGCCCAGCGGCATCATCCGCGTGGACGCGATCGAGAAGCTGGCCGAGCGCGAGAAGCAGGAGCCGCTGGTGACCCAGCCGTTCCGCATCAACTTCGTGCCGGTGGCCGAGATGGAGGCCACCATCAAGCCGCTGCTCACCGACCGCGGCCAGGTGGCGACCAACCCGTCCACCAACACGCTGATCATCACCGACGTGGCCGGGGTGCTGGACGGCCTCTCGCGCCTGGTGGGCCAGCTCGACGTGCCCACGGCGCAGGTGGCGATCCAGGCGAAGATCGTCTTCATCAACCGCACCGACGCGGAGCAGCTGGGCGTCAGCTACGACCTCAAGGACTCGCGCGGCAACCAGCTGAACCAGCTGGTGGCGGTGCCGGACCCCAACAACCCGGGCTCGACCACCAACACCGACCTGGTGTCGCTGGGCGGCAACTCCATCGCCGCGCTGGGCAACGCGAACAACCGCGTCTCGGGGGCCACGCTCTCGACCGTGATCTCGCTGGTGCTGGGCCGCTACACGCTGGTCACCTTCCTCGACGCGCTGCAGACGGCGCAGCTCTCGGACGTGCAGGCGGCGCCGGTGGTGACCACGGTGAGCAACCACGAGGCGTCGATCTGGGTGGGCGAGAAGACGCCCATCCGCGTGGTGGACCTGGGCCAGCAGGGCCAGGCCGGCGCGGCCACCGGCGCTGCCGGGGGGCAGGCAACGCGCGCCACGGCGCAGCTCGTGGAGACGGGCATCCGCCTGATCGTGACGCCGCAGGTCACGTCGGACCGGCGCATCTTGCTCCAGCTGCACGCGGAGCGCTCGAGCGCCAACATCGTCCCCACCGAGATCGGCGTGCAGTTCCTCCAGCAGCAGGGCGACACGCGGGTGCTGGTGAACGACGGCGAGACGGCGGTCATCGGCGGGCTCACGGTCACCGAGGTGACCAGCGTGCGCTCGGGCATCCCCTTCCTGATGGACATCCCCTTCATCGGCGGGATCTTCCGGAAGACGACGTCGCAGGAGGACAAGCGTGACCTGCTGATCATGGTCACCCCCCACATCGTGGACGACCGCGCCTGAGCGCGGTGAACCGAACTACAAGGAAACGCGATACATGAAAACCGCCCGCAGACGGATCTCCGTCGCCGCCGCGACCGCCGTCCTCGCGGGCGGCCTGCTCGCGGCGTGCGACGGCGGCAACCTCTTCGTCGACCCCGGCCACGGCGGCGGCTCCGGGAACGGCGGCACCGACGGCACGCCGCCCACCGCCACCATCCAGTACCCGAAGCCCGACAGCGCCGTGCTGGCCGTGGGCGACCAGGCCTTCGTGAAGGTCCGCGCGACCGACGCGGTGGCGCTGCGCTCGGTGACCATCGAGGCGTTCTCGCTGCGCGGCAGCGCGGCGCTGGGCACGCTCACCAAGGTGGACCGCTTCACGCCCAAGACGGTGCGGCTGGACTCGGCCGGCTACGCGGTGAAGGACACGGTGATCACCCGGTTCCTGGACGCGACCACCGACACCCTGGTGGACCAGAAGGTGTACGTGGTGACCACGGCCACCGACACGGCGGGCAACGTGGACGCCGACACCAGCTTCCTGGCTATCGGCGGCCCGCAGGTGCAGGTGACGGCGCCCGCGGGCGGCGCCACGGTGCGAGCGGGCGTGCCGCTGCGCGTGGCGCTGAGCGCGACCGACCAGATCAGCAAGATCACGGCGGTGCGCGTCTTCACCTCGGGCGCGTACGTGAAGGACACGACGGTGCAGCTCCAGGTGGCGGTGGCGCACGTGGACACGGCCATCACGATCCTTCTGCCCGACACGGTGAAGGGCACGGCGCTGCACATCTCCGCCACGGCCACGGCCGGCACGCGCGCCCAAGGCACGGCGCGGCCGGTGGACGTGGTGGTGCAGCCTGCCGCGGCGGACGTGACGCCGCCGCGGGTGAGCTTCACCGTGTCCGCCCCGGCGCGCGCCGAGGTGAACGACACGCTCACGGTCACCGTGACGGGGACGGACGAGACGCGGGTGGACAGCGTGGGCGCCACGGTGCTCGCCATCCGCCGGACGGCGGCGCGGACCGACACGGTGGGCCGCTTCACCCGGCGGGTGAGCGGGGCCACGGGCACGCTGCGGTTCACCGTGGCGGAGTTCAACGGGCCGGTGGTGCCGCTGGGCCTGGACTCGCTTACGCTGGGCTTCGAGGTGACTGCCTTCGCCAAGGACGGGGCGGGGAACTGCGCCACGGCGACCACGCCGGGCTCGCTGCAGGGCGGCCCGTGCCGCACGGCCGGGGGCGTGATCCTCTCCGACGGCCCCGGCGCGCTCCAGCAGGTGGTGGTGGCGCGCGGCCTGACGCTGCCGTTCCCCAACGCGGGCGACCGCATCGCCGACGTGATCGCCGACAGCACGCGCCTCTTCCTCTCCAACCTCACCCGTAACCGGGTGGAGGTGGTGCAGATCGGGTCGCAGACGTACGGCACGCCGGTGCTGGTGGGCTCGGAGCCGTGGGGCCTGGCGCTGGGCCGCAACAGCGACTCGCTGTACGTGGCCAACAGCGGCGGCACCAACATCTCGGTGATCCCGCTGCGCAACCCGGTGCTCCAGGAAGCGGCCTCGGCCCGCATCTTCCCGGCGAACGAGCTGCTGTTCGACATCAGCTACACGATCGACACCAAGACGGGCACGGTGCCGCCGTCGTCGGTGCTGCGCTTCGACTACAGCGACCGGCCGCAGTTCATCGCCCAGGCGTCGAACGGCTTCCTGGTGTACTCGACCAAGCCCACGGGCGCGGCCAAGGACGGCACGGTCCGCATCTACGACCGCAACAAGCCGTTCCGGTCCGAGATCTTCACCGGCTACGTCGACCGCCACACGGCCAACAAGGCGCTGGCGGTGAACGCCGATTCGGCCTTCCTGGTGCCGGGCGACCCCAACCGCCTTCTCGTCTGCCCGCGCCGCCGCTTCGGCGACACGAGCGACCCGGCGTGCATCCTGGGCGACGTGTCGAGCGTGAGCGACTCGCTCTTCAAGCTGCGCCAGCTGCCGGCCAACGCGGCGGGCGGCCGGTGGGACACGCGGGTGGACATCGGGGCCGACGTGGCCGAGGTGGGCTTCTCGGACACGACGTTCGTGGCGGTGAGCACCGACCGCAACTACGTCGCCGTGGGCGAGGGCGCCCGCGTCAACGGCCGCATCCCGCTCTTCCAGGCCAGCGCCGACTCGCTGGTGCTGCGCGGCGACGTGCGCGACCTGATCAACAACACCAACGAGCGCGTCATCGGCTTGGGCCTGAACGGCGACGGCTCGCTGGGCATCGCCCGCGGCAATCAGGCGTACTTCTTCAACAACACGCTGCGCCTGCAGGGCGTGACCGCCAGCGGCTCGCCCGCCGGGGGCGTGGCGATGCACCCCGACAACTTCGGATATCCCGGCGGCTCGTTCCGGCTCTCGTTCGTCTCCGGCATCGACGAGACGGGCGCGCCGTACGTGGACGTGATCGACACGTTCAACTTCTTCCGGACCAAGCGGATGTACATCCGCGACGCGGTGGTGGGCGCCATCACCGTGGCGCGGCGGCAGGCGGGCGACCCGGCGAACGTAGCGCTCCGCATCTACGCGCTCACGCCGCGGGGCGTGGTGGGCCTCACGGTGCTGACCACGGACCTGACGCCGTAAGGCGCGCGGTCCGCCCTGGCGGGAACGACGGCGGGGGCCCTGGCGCGAGCCGGGCCCCCGTTGTTTCTTTATGGGATGCCCCTCTTCCGCTTCACCACCGCCGGCGAGTCGCACGGCCCCGCGCTCACGGCCGTCGTGGAAGGGCTCCCCGCGGGCCTGCCCGTGGCGGTGGATTCCATCGATGCCGAGCTGAGGCGCCGGCAGGGCGGCTACGGTCGCGGCGGGCGCATGCGCATCGAGTCGGACCGGGCCGAGATCCTGTCGGGAATCCGGCACGGGGAGACGCTGGGGTCGCCGGTGGCGATGCTGGTGCGGAACCGCGACTGGGCCAACTGGACCGAGGCGATGAGCGCCGCGCCGGTGGAGAACGCGGGCGACGACGAGGCCATGCGCCGCGTCTTCCTCCCGCGGCCCGGGCACGCGGACCTGGTCGGGGCGATGAAGTACGGCCGGTCCGACGCGCGCGACATCCTGGAGCGGGCGAGCGCGCGGGAGACGGCGGCGCGTGTGGCGGCGGGCGCGCTGGCGAAGCGGCTGCTGGCGGAGCTGGGGATCACCGTCGGCAGCCATGTCGTGTCGCTGGGGGGGATCGACGCGGCGGTGCCGGACGAGCTGCCGGAGGACCTGAACGCGGCGTCCGACCCGTCGCCCGTGCGCTGCCTCGACGCGGAGGCGGAGGGGCGGATGATCGACGCCATCGACGCCGCGAAGCGCGAGGGCGACACGCTGGGCGGGGTGTTCGAGGTCGTCGCGCGCGGCGTTCCGGCCGGGCTGGGCTCGCACGTGTCGTGGGACCGGAAGCTGGACGGGCGCCTGGCTGCGGCGGTGATGTCGATCCAGGCGATCAAGGGCGTGGAGATCGGCATCGGGTTCGCGGGGTCGATGCGGCCCGGCTCGCGCGTCCACGACGAGATCGTGGCGGACGCGTCGCTCGCCGTCGGCGGCGGGTACGGGCGCGGGTCGAACCGCGCGGGCGGGCTGGAGGGCGGCATCACCACCGGCCAGCCGCTCGTGGTCCGCGGCGCGATGAAGCCGATCTCCACGCTGATGCGGCCGCTGGGCACCGTCGATCTCCGCACCGGCCAGCCGGGCGAGGCGGTGCGCGAGCGGTCGGACGTCTGCGCCGTTCCCGCTGCCGGCGTGGTGGGCGAGGCGATGGTCGCCCTCGTGCTCGCGGGCGCGGTGCTGGAGAAGTTCGGCGGCGATTCCCTGGCCGAGCTGCGCCGCAGCTACGACGCCTATCTCGCGCAGATCAACGCCCATGGCGTCCGCGCCTGACGCCCCCGTCCCACCGGACGAGGCGGTGGATGCGCATCGTCCTGGCCTCGGCCGGAATGCGTCAGTCGTGTCGCATCCATCGTCCGTCGCGGCGGATTCGCCGGATCGGGTAGATGCGGGAGATGCGCAGCGTCCGGCGGATGCGGTAGATGCCGACCCATCGGTAGGCGCGGTAGATGTTATCGTATCCGCCGAGAACGCTGCGGGTGGCGGATCGATGGCCGGCCGTGCATCTCCCGAACGCTCTACGGCGGACGCGACGGCGATGGACGGCACGGCATCTACCGAATCGGAATCTGCCGAATCCGTCCATCCGATCTCCCGTGTCGTGCTCGTAGGCTTCATGGCGGCGGGGAAGACGGAAGTGGGCGCGGAGCTGGCGCG belongs to Longimicrobiaceae bacterium and includes:
- the aroC gene encoding chorismate synthase, which gives rise to MPLFRFTTAGESHGPALTAVVEGLPAGLPVAVDSIDAELRRRQGGYGRGGRMRIESDRAEILSGIRHGETLGSPVAMLVRNRDWANWTEAMSAAPVENAGDDEAMRRVFLPRPGHADLVGAMKYGRSDARDILERASARETAARVAAGALAKRLLAELGITVGSHVVSLGGIDAAVPDELPEDLNAASDPSPVRCLDAEAEGRMIDAIDAAKREGDTLGGVFEVVARGVPAGLGSHVSWDRKLDGRLAAAVMSIQAIKGVEIGIGFAGSMRPGSRVHDEIVADASLAVGGGYGRGSNRAGGLEGGITTGQPLVVRGAMKPISTLMRPLGTVDLRTGQPGEAVRERSDVCAVPAAGVVGEAMVALVLAGAVLEKFGGDSLAELRRSYDAYLAQINAHGVRA
- a CDS encoding AMIN domain-containing protein; this translates as MIRRLSMALMLPALLAAGPPAALSGGNVTTLRLESRGGNTELTVEIAGGDVRWTDFKMGGPPRVVVDIAGARSALPSQRFDGLNRGGVASVRASQFTDDVVRVVMVLDRQADYTVTRVPEGIRIAVASASQSAFQPWHSGAPVQPWRRPGSAEETSARADAAPAAPVRTAAAPMQSRPAQNRPGRRMTVTFDNMQMQDVIASFAAFSGRSIIPGAGVGGIVVTSATINNQPWDEALRALLQAYGLAAVELPSGIIRVDAIEKLAEREKQEPLVTQPFRINFVPVAEMEATIKPLLTDRGQVATNPSTNTLIITDVAGVLDGLSRLVGQLDVPTAQVAIQAKIVFINRTDAEQLGVSYDLKDSRGNQLNQLVAVPDPNNPGSTTNTDLVSLGGNSIAALGNANNRVSGATLSTVISLVLGRYTLVTFLDALQTAQLSDVQAAPVVTTVSNHEASIWVGEKTPIRVVDLGQQGQAGAATGAAGGQATRATAQLVETGIRLIVTPQVTSDRRILLQLHAERSSANIVPTEIGVQFLQQQGDTRVLVNDGETAVIGGLTVTEVTSVRSGIPFLMDIPFIGGIFRKTTSQEDKRDLLIMVTPHIVDDRA
- a CDS encoding Ig-like domain-containing protein — encoded protein: MKTARRRISVAAATAVLAGGLLAACDGGNLFVDPGHGGGSGNGGTDGTPPTATIQYPKPDSAVLAVGDQAFVKVRATDAVALRSVTIEAFSLRGSAALGTLTKVDRFTPKTVRLDSAGYAVKDTVITRFLDATTDTLVDQKVYVVTTATDTAGNVDADTSFLAIGGPQVQVTAPAGGATVRAGVPLRVALSATDQISKITAVRVFTSGAYVKDTTVQLQVAVAHVDTAITILLPDTVKGTALHISATATAGTRAQGTARPVDVVVQPAAADVTPPRVSFTVSAPARAEVNDTLTVTVTGTDETRVDSVGATVLAIRRTAARTDTVGRFTRRVSGATGTLRFTVAEFNGPVVPLGLDSLTLGFEVTAFAKDGAGNCATATTPGSLQGGPCRTAGGVILSDGPGALQQVVVARGLTLPFPNAGDRIADVIADSTRLFLSNLTRNRVEVVQIGSQTYGTPVLVGSEPWGLALGRNSDSLYVANSGGTNISVIPLRNPVLQEAASARIFPANELLFDISYTIDTKTGTVPPSSVLRFDYSDRPQFIAQASNGFLVYSTKPTGAAKDGTVRIYDRNKPFRSEIFTGYVDRHTANKALAVNADSAFLVPGDPNRLLVCPRRRFGDTSDPACILGDVSSVSDSLFKLRQLPANAAGGRWDTRVDIGADVAEVGFSDTTFVAVSTDRNYVAVGEGARVNGRIPLFQASADSLVLRGDVRDLINNTNERVIGLGLNGDGSLGIARGNQAYFFNNTLRLQGVTASGSPAGGVAMHPDNFGYPGGSFRLSFVSGIDETGAPYVDVIDTFNFFRTKRMYIRDAVVGAITVARRQAGDPANVALRIYALTPRGVVGLTVLTTDLTP